The following coding sequences lie in one Zingiber officinale cultivar Zhangliang chromosome 2B, Zo_v1.1, whole genome shotgun sequence genomic window:
- the LOC122048875 gene encoding uncharacterized protein LOC122048875 — protein sequence MGVTPFHLVYGGEAVVLVEVEIDFDRVQQYDAHNDEQRQLELNLVDETRVKATARLTAYRQRMRQSYNWRVIPRSFQVDDLVWRNVKPVGDVGKLEAPWIGPFKIVEKLR from the coding sequence atgggtgtcacgcctttccacttggtatACGGGGGTGAGGCAGTCGTTCTCGTCGAAGTCGAAATAGATTTCGACCGAGTGCAGCAGTACGACGCCCACAACGACGAGCAGAGACAACTGGAGCTTAACTTGGTGGATGAGACGCGCGTCAAGGCGACCGCTCGGCTGACGGCCTATCGGCAAAGAATGAGGCAAAGCTACAACTGGCGGGTAATCCCTCGATCCTTTCAGGTCGACGACCTAGTATGGAGAAATGTGAAACCGGTCGGTGACGttggcaagctagaagctccgtGGATTGGACCGTTCAAGATCGTGGAGAAGCTCCGCTAG
- the LOC122047915 gene encoding flavin-containing monooxygenase FMO GS-OX-like 9, which yields MAFDSVLSSKHVCVVGAGPTGLVSARELLREGHSVVVLEQNHDLGGQWLYQDAASATATVHSSVYASLRLNAPRIYMEFTDFMFTPVEGRDTRNFPGHRELFLYLKDFARCFGLNELIRFNTEVVHVGMAAATGKWIVRSRDRRTDDGEFVEEIFDAVVIATGHFSLPRLPKIKGMEEWKRKQLHSHVYRVPEPFQDEVVVVVGGSLSGSEIALELLHVAKEVHISTKHSEIPHKFVKPVAKYAHLLWHQQIELLCEDGTVLFADGSSVVADIILYCTGYSYSFPFLDTKGVIHVDENRIGPLYEHTFPPSLAPSLSFVGIPNKFIIFRFFESQGRWIAQVLSGKRKLPSADEMMKAIEEVERHQELEEPKNFIQVIAELLEYYDRYGDQCDFPHLEDWRKEISLKFFENSINNIETFRDE from the exons ATGGCTTTTGACTCAGTGCTGTCGTCTAAGCACGTCTGCGTCGTCGGCGCTGGGCCCACCGGCCTCGTCTCAGCCCGTGAGCTCCTCAGGGAAGGCCACTCCGTCGTCGTGCTAGAGCAGAACCACGACCTCGGCGGCCAGTGGCTCTACCAAGATGCCGCCTCCGCCACGGCCACGGTCCACAGCAGCGTCTACGCTTCCTTGCGCCTCAACGCCCCCAGAATTTACATGGAGTTCACCGACTTCATGTTCACTCCCGTCGAAGGAAGAGACACCAGGAACTTCCCCGGCCACCGCGAGCTCTTCCTCTACCTCAAAGACTTCGCCCGGTGTTTCGGGTTGAACGAACTCATCAGGTTCAACACAGAAGTAGTCCACGTCGGCATGGCGGCAGCAACTGGCAAATGGATTGTGAGATCAAGGGACAGGAGAACTGACGATGGTGAGTTCGTGGAAGAGATCTTTGATGCGGTTGTCATCGCCACCGGCCATTTCTCCCTACCCAGGCTCCCAAAAATCAAGG GAATGGAGGAGTGGAAGAGGAAGCAGCTTCACAGCCATGTCTACAGAGTCCCAGAGCCATTCCAAGATGAG GTGGTGGTGGTCGTTGGTGGTTCACTCAGTGGATCAGAGATTGCTCTGGAGCTTCTTCATGTAGCCAAAGAAGTCCATATAAGTACTAAACACTCCGAAATCCCTCATAAATTTGTGAAGCCTGTGGCCAAGTATGCACATCTGCTCTGGCACCAACAG ATTGAGTTGCTTTGTGAAGATGGAACTGTTCTATTTGCTGATGGTTCAAGTGTAGTTGCTGATATTATTCTCTACTGTACTGG GTATTCATATTCATTCCCATTCCTGGACACCAAAGGAGTCATCCATGTGGATGAGAACAGAATTGGACCTTTGTATGAACACACATTTCCTCCCTCTCTCGCTCCATCCCTTTCTTTCGTTGGGATTCCAAACAAG TTTATCATCTTTCGATTTTTTGAGTCACAAGGGAGATGGATAGCTCAGGTGCTCTCTGGGAAGAGGAAGCTGCCTTCGGCAGATGAGATGATGAAGGCAATCGAAGAAGTCGAACGCCATCAAGAGCTTGAGGAACCAAAAAATTTCATACAAGTAATTGCTGAATTATTGGAG TACTATGATAGGTATGGAGATCAATGTGATTTTCCACATTTGGAAGATTGGAGAAAAGAGATCAGTCTGAAGTTCTTCGAAAATAGCATAAACAATATTGAAACATTCAGGGATGAATAG